A segment of the bacterium genome:
ATCCTCCTTCTTGATGAGGTGAAGGAGGAGATCCAGCGGGCCTTCGAAGACTTCGAGCTGAACGCGTTCCATCAGAACCTCATGGCCTTCCGCACGCGGGCGAGCGTCGCCGCCGCGACGTCGCGGGCGCGCACCGTCCCTCGCTCCAAGATGGCGTGGATCATTCCCGGATCCTTCTCGTAGTCGGCGCGGCGCGCGCGGATCGGGTCCAGGAAGGCGTTGATCGCGGCGGCCATGTTCTTTTTATCCTCCACGCAGCCCAGCTTGGCCGATCGGCAGTCCCGGTCCACCGTCTCGACCACGTCCGGCCGGCTGTGGAGCTTGTGGTAGTCGAAGATGAGGCAGATCTCGGGGTTGCCCGGGTCGTCCTTGCGGATCCGGGCGGGATCGGTGATCGCCGAGCGGACCTTCTTGTCGATGGCCTCCGGGGTGTCGCTCAAGTACAGGCAGTTGTCGTAGCTTTTGCTCATCTTCCGCCGGTCCATCCCCAGGAGTTTGGGGGCGTCGGTCAAGAGCGGCTGCGGTTCGACGAGCGTTTCCCCGTAAAGATAATTGAACCTCCGGACGACCTCCCGCGAGAGCTCGATGTGAGGGACCTGATCCTGCCCCACCGGCACCTTCTGGCCGTCGTAGAGGGCGATGTCGGCGGTCTGCAGGAGCGGATAACCCAAAAATCCGTACGTCGAGAGGTCCTTGGTGGAGAGCTCCTGCTGCATTTCCTTGTAGGAAGGCACGCGTTCGAGCCAGCCGAGCGGCGTGATCATCGAAAGCAGCAAGTGGAGTTCCGCGTGCTCCTTGACGTCGGACTGGATGAAGATCACCGCCTTCTCCGGATCCAGCCCAACGGAGAGCCAGTCGAGCAGGATTTGCCCGCTGGACTCGCGCACGATCTCCGGCTTGGCGTACTCGGTCGTGAGCCCGTGCAGGTCGGCCACGAAGAAGAAACATTCGTAGTCCTGTTGGAGCTTGATCCAGTTGCGGAGCACGCCGTGATAGTGCCCCAAGTGCAGCCGGCCGGTCGGCCTCATGCCGGAAACGATTCTCATGGTTCCCGCCTCTCGGCTCCAACCATTCCCTCGCCCACCCATTCTGGGTACACGGTCTCGGTCATGGCAGGATCAACCTCGCGATGCCGTAGATGGGAATGATCAAGATGCGAAAGACGCCCAGGTAAAGTCCCGCGATGAGGATCAGGAACCCGTACCGGGCGATGCGCTCGTATCCCTCGAGGTAGCGATCGGGCAGGACGCCGGCCAGGATGCCGCTGCCGTCCAGCGGCGGGATGGGGATCAAATTAAAGAAGGCGAGCATGAGGTTCAAGAAGACGCCCGTGTCGAGGATCTGGGCGACGATAACGACCGTCGGGGACTCAAGGCCCAGATAGAGAATCGCGCGGATGATCCCCGCAAAGATCAAGGCCAGGAGGATGTTGGCCAACGGCCCAGCGGCCGAGACCTTCAGGTTGCCGACCCGCCCTCCCCTCAAATTTCTGGGATCCACCGGCACGGGCCGGGCCCATCCGAAGAGGAGAAGACCCGGCATCAGGAACATCATGAGCGGAAACAGGACGGTGCCGATCCAGTCGATGTGGGCGAGCGGATTGAGCGTCAGCCGCCCCATCATCTTGGCCGTCGGATCCCCCAGCCGGTTCGCCGCCCAGGCGTGGGCGGCCTCGTGGAACGAGAGCGAGAAGAGAAAAACGGGGAAAAAGACGATGAATTGGGCGATGCGATCCGACATCCATGGATGTTTAACCAGTGAGGACGAACGAAGTCAATTGATCGGCCGCGAAATAGAAGGTTCGACGACTTTGAGGGGGCAGTGAGTTATACGTTGATTTAGTAAATAAACATATATATAACGTATAACATGGAGTCTTTGGACCTCGCCATTCGGAACCTCTTCTCTGAATTCCAGGAATCCGTTTTTGCGAGGATGGACTTGGAGAAATCCCTCAAGGAGAGCGGAACTTTCGTTCGGAAAACCGTAAAGGGAAAAATCTATTGGTATCTGCAGCGTTATGAAGAGGGTCAGGCCAAGCAGGTTTATTTCGGGCGGACGGACGGAAAAACCGAAGCCCAGGTGGTGGAAGCACGAAAAAAGCGCAGGGGGGAAAGAGAGATTTTAAAGAAAATGAGGAACGACGAGGAACGACGGGCGGCGGCGCTTCGGCGCGCCGGCCTGCCCTTCGCAGACGCAGCGGCCGCAACCGTCCTGGAGTCCCTTTCCGAGAAGAGCCTCATTGACCGCGGCGGAGTTCTTGTCGGCTCGCACGCCTTTGCCGCCTATTCGGGCATCCTGGGATTCCTTTTTGAAAAACAATCGCTGAAGACCCTCGATATCGATGTGGTGGGTGACAAAACTTTGCGGCCTGACGACAGGTCCGACGTCCCCGCGATGGAAATCCTGTCTGCCGATTTCCGGCCCA
Coding sequences within it:
- the trpS gene encoding tryptophan--tRNA ligase codes for the protein MRIVSGMRPTGRLHLGHYHGVLRNWIKLQQDYECFFFVADLHGLTTEYAKPEIVRESSGQILLDWLSVGLDPEKAVIFIQSDVKEHAELHLLLSMITPLGWLERVPSYKEMQQELSTKDLSTYGFLGYPLLQTADIALYDGQKVPVGQDQVPHIELSREVVRRFNYLYGETLVEPQPLLTDAPKLLGMDRRKMSKSYDNCLYLSDTPEAIDKKVRSAITDPARIRKDDPGNPEICLIFDYHKLHSRPDVVETVDRDCRSAKLGCVEDKKNMAAAINAFLDPIRARRADYEKDPGMIHAILERGTVRARDVAAATLARVRKAMRF
- a CDS encoding site-2 protease family protein codes for the protein MSDRIAQFIVFFPVFLFSLSFHEAAHAWAANRLGDPTAKMMGRLTLNPLAHIDWIGTVLFPLMMFLMPGLLLFGWARPVPVDPRNLRGGRVGNLKVSAAGPLANILLALIFAGIIRAILYLGLESPTVVIVAQILDTGVFLNLMLAFFNLIPIPPLDGSGILAGVLPDRYLEGYERIARYGFLILIAGLYLGVFRILIIPIYGIARLILP
- a CDS encoding GSU2403 family nucleotidyltransferase fold protein; protein product: MDLAIRNLFSEFQESVFARMDLEKSLKESGTFVRKTVKGKIYWYLQRYEEGQAKQVYFGRTDGKTEAQVVEARKKRRGEREILKKMRNDEERRAAALRRAGLPFADAAAATVLESLSEKSLIDRGGVLVGSHAFAAYSGILGFLFEKQSLKTLDIDVVGDKTLRPDDRSDVPAMEILSADFRPIPPLSLKNLPNRFASPHGLRVDFLIPQRGKPKAGCRAVGLKDVGAEPLPFLDFLIERPIRVALLSPWGGIPVTIPDPSRFAIHKLIVSVRRSVAEDAKRAKDLVQARQLIVACAQERPADLKQALRDARDRGKRWRQSLNRAVTALPDEIAGLLS